Genomic DNA from Candidatus Methylomirabilota bacterium:
AGAAGGGCGTGCCCGTGCCCATCGCGCTCGCCTTGACCCTCCTGACCATGGTCGCCCTCGCCTTCGCCATCGAGCGGCTCGTCCTCCGCCCCCTCGTCAACCAGGAGCCGATCATCCTGTTCATGGCGACCATCGGGCTCAACTTCTTCCTCGAGGGCTTCGGGGAGATGGCCTGGGGCGCCAACGTCAAGAAGCTCGACATCGGCATCCCCGATACGTCGTTCATCGTCCACGGAGTCCAACTGAACCGGCTCGAGCTCACGGCCGCGCTGACCGCAGCCGTCCTCGTGGGCATACTGGCGATCTTCTTCCAGCGGACCAAGATCGGCCGGGCCCTCCGCGCGGTGGCGGACGACCACGAGGCGGCGCTCAGCATCGGCATCCCGCTCAAGACGATATGGGTCGTGGTCTGGTCGGTGGCGGGGTTGGTGGCGCTGGTGGCGGGCATCATGTGGGGCGCCAAGAGCGGCGTCCAGTTCAGCCTCTCGCTCATCGCGCTCAAGTCGCTGCCCGTTCTCATCCTGGGCGGCTTTACCTCGGTGCCGGGGGCGATTGCCGGCGGCCTCATCATCGGGGTGGGCGAGAAGCTTGGTGAGGTGTACTGGGGACCGCTGGTGGGCGGCGCCATCGAGAACTGGTTCGCCTATGTCCTGGCCCTGGCCTTCCTGCTCGTTCGCCCTCAAGGCCTATTCGGCGAAAGAATTATCGAGCGCGTCTAGCCGTGATCTACAGAGAGACGGGGCAGTTCAAGAGCAGCTACGCGAGCGACCAGGCCATCTTTCCCATCGTCCAGGATCGCGTCCTCGTGCTGCTCGGCGTGGCCGCGGCCTTCGTGGTGCCGCCCCTGATGGCCAACGACTACTGGCTGCAGGCCGTCCTCATCCCGCTCTTGATCTACGCGCTGGCCGCCATCGGTCTGAACCTTCTCACCGGCTATGCGGGGCAGGTGTCGCTCGGCACGGGCGGCTTCATGGCCGTGGGCGCCTACTCGGCGTTCAAGTTCGCCACGAGCTTCCCCCAGCTCAATATCGTCGTCGTCT
This window encodes:
- a CDS encoding branched-chain amino acid ABC transporter permease, with product MAGNPTFLAEVLFGGIAAGLMYSLVALGFVLIFKASGVFNFAQGVMVLFSALTLVGLMEKGVPVPIALALTLLTMVALAFAIERLVLRPLVNQEPIILFMATIGLNFFLEGFGEMAWGANVKKLDIGIPDTSFIVHGVQLNRLELTAALTAAVLVGILAIFFQRTKIGRALRAVADDHEAALSIGIPLKTIWVVVWSVAGLVALVAGIMWGAKSGVQFSLSLIALKSLPVLILGGFTSVPGAIAGGLIIGVGEKLGEVYWGPLVGGAIENWFAYVLALAFLLVRPQGLFGERIIERV